One genomic region from Henningerozyma blattae CBS 6284 chromosome 2, complete genome encodes:
- the POL1 gene encoding DNA-directed DNA polymerase alpha catalytic subunit POL1 (similar to Saccharomyces cerevisiae POL1 (YNL102W); ancestral locus Anc_2.176), protein MSTKNGKLEKLKKLQALRNAKNSQNQHSNDDINDNKIYDEIDEIEYRNRKRQELLHDDFVIDDDGKGYVDRGIEDEENGYYSDELSEEDDETNNNLNKKNSKSKKNSNQTQISDMLRAHHSKKNVSNQLNNQTNKRKVNLDEFDDILGDFEADTSSIAIKKPFTNKLVKHNLLPSEKYQPNLKRSIDIDDISTKKQKTIITVDSSNSIQIDSSPLNSQRTKQKKQPSLQDASDDDYDDNNDVNMHSEEFASIIENSPTLNRKASRQISQDEHNNTSKAKDESDDDDEDILFGRRTIRSVTTSRQINLDSKSNPASSPFVTAPGTPSATQSINIKSSPLKPKSYIKPDHFQTSTKKYSKENVIKSDSDSFHMFWMDFCEVDNSLILFGKVKTHDGTLVSAMLQINNLNRELFFLPREGKTPEDVHEEIIPLLMDKYGLDTIRAKPERKKYCFEIPDIPTETYYLKVLLPYKPPKSSNDLIPAELSSDTFYHVFGGNTNIFESFVIQNKVMGPCWLKVKNGDFNALQNASHCQLEIVVNNPKDIVPIDLKDMIDLDCVSLSLQTVLNAKANKQEIVSITLSTYKNIAIDSPIPEDIVPNDTVTLIRPPVGSSFPLGLATLGKEKLQSQLRLFNNEKTMLMCFAAMMKVLDPDVIIGHRLETLTLDVLSHRLNDLKVPTFSSLGRRVRKDWPPRFGKNNGGMNSFLVRDICSGRLLCDISNEMGQSLTPKCQSWDLAEMYNITCGRQHKSLDINYQNKQYQEDVNSMLMAIQENITNSILASEVSFRIQLLSLTKQLTTLAGNAWSQTLGGTRAGRNEYILLHEFSRNNYILPDKESNRQKAQRRQQIADTEGDSNLPPVSNKKAKYQGGLVFEPEKGLHKNYILVMDFNSLYPSIIQEFNICFTTVDRNLNDIDELPEVPASNKAQGVLPRLLATLVQRRREVKKVMASETDLHKKVQCDIRQQALKLTANSMYGCLGYNNSRFYAKPLAMLTTNKGREILMNTRQLAESLELAVVYGDTDSVMIDTGCDNYNNAIKIGQDFKKLVNERYRLLEIDIDNVFKKLLLHAKKKYAALNVIIDKQGNESTTLEVKGLDMKRREYCPLSKEVSIHVLNTVLSDKDSETALSEIYEYLERTRNNVENNDIRIDKYKINTKLSKDPNSYPNKKTMPAVQVALKMRKAGRVVKAGSVITFIITKGNSDESEQDSHYADRAYALNEVMNKSNNLVPDPTYYLEKQIFSPVERLLENIESFDIVRLSTSLGLDSKKFLRRPADSLSGNGIDTLQPLETTVADIERFKDSSALELTCPNCANKFLFGGIIASNFYTMCYNGLQCKNCEHIFSPLQITSQLERCIRSHISLYYAGWLVCDDKTCGTVTRQISVFGKRCLSDGCTGVMRYKYSDKKLYNQLLYFDSLFDCEKNKNQLLKPLYHSGDIDYPISSLNESSIKVLSEQNRDLFETNRSVVQKYLSDCARRYVDLGSIFEFMRE, encoded by the coding sequence ATGAGTACtaaaaatggtaaattagaaaaactTAAAAAGTTACAAGCCCTTCGTAATGCGAAGAATTCCCAAAATCAACACagtaatgatgatattaatgataataaaatatatgatgaaattgatgaaatcGAATATAGAAATAGGAAACGTCAAGAGCTATTACACGATGATTTTGTTATTGATGACGATGGCAAAGGTTATGTTGATCGTGGCATTGAAGACGAGGAAAATGGGTATTACAGCGATGAATTGagtgaagaagatgatgagaCTAACAATAActtaaataagaaaaattccaagtcaaagaaaaattcaaaccAAACTCAAATTAGTGATATGCTACGAGCACAtcattctaaaaaaaatgtatcAAATCAGTTAAACAaccaaacaaacaaaagaaaGGTAAATTTGGATGAATTTGATGACATCTTGGGTGATTTTGAAGCGGACACTTCTTCAATTGCAATTAAAAAACCCTTTACTAATAAGTTAGTCAAACATAATTTATTGCCATctgaaaaatatcaacctaatttaaaaagatCTATAGATATAGATGATATTTCAActaaaaagcaaaaaacaATCATAACGGTCGATAGTAGCAACTCTATACAAATAGACTCTTCCCCATTAAATTCTCAGagaacaaaacaaaaaaaacagcCTTCCTTACAAGATGCAAGCGATGATgattatgatgataataatgatgtcAATATGCATAGCGAAGAGTTTGCTtctattattgaaaattcacCCACATTAAATAGAAAGGCATCTCGTCAAATATCACAAGATGAACATAACAATACATCAAAAGCTAAAGATGAatctgatgatgatgacgaagatattttatttggtaGGCGTACAATTAGAAGTGTGACTACATCTAGACAAATAAATCTAGATTCAAAAAGTAACCCTGCTTCTTCTCCATTTGTAACTGCACCAGGTACCCCTTCAGCTACCCAATCAATCAATATCAAATCTTCTCCTTTAAAACCAAAATCTTACATTAAGCCTGATCATTTTCAAACATCtaccaaaaaatattcaaaagaaaatgttATTAAATCTGATTCAGATTCCTTCCACATGTTTTGGATGGATTTCTGCGAAGTTGATAACtcattgatattatttggtAAAGTGAAGACCCATGATGGTACCCTAGTATCGGCAATGCTTCAAATTAACAATTTAAATagagaattatttttccttCCAAGGGAAGGCAAGACTCCCGAGGATGTACATGAAGAAATCATTCCCCTGTTAATGGATAAATATGGTCTTGATACCATTAGAGCAAAACCtgagagaaaaaaatactgTTTTGAAATTCCTGATATTCCAACTGAGACTTATTACTTAAAGGTTTTATTGCCATATAAACCTCCAAAGAGTAGTAATGATTTGATACCAGCAGAGCTTTCTAGTGATACGTTTTACCACGTTTTTGGAGGAAATaccaatatttttgaaagttTTGTTATTCAGAATAAAGTTATGGGACCATGTTGGTTGAAGGTTAAAAACGGTGATTTTAATGCTTTACAAAACGCTTCTCATTGTCAACTGGAAATAGTAGTCAATAATCCAAAAGATATAGTaccaattgatttaaaagacATGATTGATTTAGACTGTGTTTCACTGTCATTACAAACTGTATTAAATGCTAAAGCCAATAAGCAAGAAATCGTTTCAATTACCCTTTCAacttataaaaatatagcAATTGATTCTCCTATCCCGGAAGATATTGTTCCAAATGATACTGTTACTCTTATAAGGCCTCCTGTAGGATCTAGTTTCCCATTAGGACTTGCAACTTTGggaaaagaaaaacttCAAAGCCAGTTAcgtttatttaataatgagaAAACCATGTTAATGTGTTTTGCTGCCATGATGAAGGTTTTGGATCCAGATGTAATTATTGGTCATCGCTTAGAAACATTAACACTTGACGTTCTATCACATAGATTGAACGATTTAAAGGTACCAACATTTAGCTCTCTTGGTAGGCGTGTGAGAAAAGACTGGCCTCCTCGTTttggtaaaaataatggtgGTATGAATAGTTTCTTGGTTCGGGATATTTGCTCAGGAAGACTACTATGTGATATCTCTAATGAAATGGGCCAATCATTAACCCCAAAATGTCAAAGTTGGGATTTAGCTGAAATGTATAATATTACTTGCGGTAGACAACATAAATCCTTAGAcataaattatcaaaataaacaatatcAAGAAGATGTGAACAGTATGCTTATGGCGAtccaagaaaatataactAATTCGATCTTAGCATCAGAGGTTTCGTTTAGAATTCAGCTTCTTTCCCTGACTAAACAACTAACGACCTTAGCAGGTAATGCATGGTCTCAGACTCTTGGTGGTACAAGAGCTGGTAGAAACGAATACATTTTATTGCATGAATTTTCTCGTAATAACTACATATTACCAGATAAAGAAAGTAATAGACAAAAAGCTCAAAGAAGACAACAAATTGCAGACACAGAAGGAGACTCAAATTTACCACCAGTCTCGAATAAAAAGGCAAAATATCAAGGTGGTCTGGTTTTTGAACCAGAAAAGGGACTTCAtaagaattatattttagtTATGGATTTCAATTCACTATATCCATCTATCATTCAggaatttaatatatgtTTTACAACGGTAGATAggaatttaaatgatattgatgaattgCCTGAGGTACCCGCGTCAAATAAAGCACAGGGTGTTTTACCAAGATTATTAGCTACTTTGGTCCAACGTCGTAGAGAAGTTAAAAAGGTGATGGCTTCAGAAACAGATTTACACAAGAAGGTTCAATGTGATATAAGACAACAGGCTTTAAAGCTAACTGCAAATTCTATGTATGGTTGCTTAGGTTACAACAATAGTAGATTTTACGCAAAACCTTTGGCAATGCTGACCACAAATAAAGGTAGAGAAATCTTGATGAATACCAGACAGCTGGCTGAGAGTTTAGAATTAGCTGTTGTATATGGTGATACAGATTCTGTCATGATTGATACAGGGTgtgataattataataatgctATTAAGATAGGTCAAGATTTCAAGAAGTTAGTTAATGAGCGTTATCGTTTGTTAGAAATCGATATTGATAACGTCTTCAAGAAGTTATTACTGCAtgcaaagaaaaaatatgcGGCATTAAATGTTATCATTGATAAACAAGGAAACGAATCAACTACCCTAGAAGTCAAAGGTTTAGACATGAAGCGTCGTGAGTACTGTCCGTTATCAAAAGAGGTATCTATCCACGTTTTAAATACAGTTTTATCTGATAAGGATTCAGAAACTGCATTAAGTGAAatttatgaatatttagaaCGTACTAGAAACAACGTTGAAAACAATGATATCAGAATcgataaatataaaattaatacgAAGCTATCAAAAGATCCGAACTCTTATCCAAATAAGAAAACGATGCCAGCTGTCCAAGTTGCTTTGAAGATGAGAAAAGCTGGTAGAGTTGTAAAAGCAGGCTCTGTTATAACATTTATTATAACCAAAGGAAATAGCGATGAAAGCGAACAGGACTCCCATTATGCTGATAGGGCCTATGCCTTAAACGAAGTAATGAACAAATCCAATAACCTGGTTCCAGACCCGACgtattatttagaaaaacaGATATTTTCTCCAGTAGAAAGattattggaaaatattgagAGTTTTGATATAGTAAGATTGAGCACATCATTAGGCTTAGATAGTAAGAAATTTTTGAGAAGGCCTGCGGATTCTTTGTCTGGTAATGGAATAGATACATTACAACCATTAGAAACTACAGTTGCAGATATCGAACGATTTAAGGATTCATCTGCTCTAGAATTAACTTGTCCAAATTGTGCAAATAAGTTTTTATTTGGAGGTATCATTGcatcaaatttttatacaaTGTGCTATAATGGTTTACAATGTAAAAATTGTGAACATATTTTCTCACCACTCCAAATAACCTCACAACTAGAAAGATGCATTAGATCTcatatttctttatattatGCAGGTTGGTTAGTGTGCGATGATAAAACTTGTGGTACTGTGACAAGACAAATATCTGTATTTGGGAAACGTTGCTTAAGTGATGGTTGTACTGGTGTTATGCGTTACAAATATTCAGACAAAAAACTTTATAACCAATTACTCTATTTCGATTCTTTATTTGACtgtgaaaaaaacaagaatCAGTTACTGAAACCATTATATCATTCCGGTGACATTGACTACCCAATTAGTAGTCTGAATGAATCGTCAATCAAGGTTTTAAGTGAGCAGAATAGGGACCTATTTGAAACAAATCGTAGTGTTGTACAAAAGTATCTGAGTGACTGTGCCCGTCGTTATGTTGATTTAGGATCTATATTCGAATTTATGCGTGAATAA
- the MIC27 gene encoding Mic27p (similar to Saccharomyces cerevisiae YNL100W; ancestral locus Anc_2.178), whose translation MFSLFKKVPEESTGSTEETSIESDSNNNTLKLFSKILPSGNEIILSEPLSENVNYIRNQLSSFYDINKLKYEEKVSQTIENFDYLKRYTNEIILNDEYEKNNMIYTSLASTFGVYCTSRILCNKNNWRSNSLAPKSFVSRIFTNLPARIILPVLFPVITFKTLTPNTFNNICKSLEQNIFNPEFTKQYHDSWDEILRKTSNFSISFNEKMYGHMELAVCRARLYIIDKLSSDEDD comes from the coding sequence ATGTTTAGTTTATTCAAGAAGGTACCAGAAGAATCAACTGGCTCTACTGAAGAAACATCAATAGAATCAGATTCAAACAATAATACTTTAAaactattttcaaaaatattaccatCCGGTAATGAAATTATCTTAAGTGAACCATTATCGGAGAATGTGAATTATATTCGTAATCAACTCTCAAGTTTctatgatattaataagtTAAAATATGAAGAAAAAGTCTCACAAACAATAGAAAACTTTGATTACCTAAAAAGATatacaaatgaaattatattaaacgatgaatatgaaaaaaataatatgatcTATACAAGCTTAGCTTCTACATTTGGTGTCTACTGTACTAGTAGAATTctttgtaataaaaataactgGCGGAGTAATTCATTGGCTCCCAAGAGCTTCGTGAGTAGGATATTTACTAATTTACCTGCTAGAATAATACTTCCAGTTTTATTCCCAGTCATtacttttaaaactttaacCCCTAACAcattcaataatatatgCAAAAGTTTAGagcaaaatatattcaatcCAGAATTCACTAAGCAATATCATGATAGTTGGGATGAAATATTGAGAAAAACATCCAATTTCTCcatatcatttaatgaaaaaatgtACGGTCATATGGAACTTGCAGTTTGTAGAGCTCGCTTGTATATCATTGATAAACTTTCCagtgatgaagatgattaA
- the OCA1 gene encoding putative tyrosine protein phosphatase OCA1 (similar to Saccharomyces cerevisiae OCA1 (YNL099C); ancestral locus Anc_2.180), which yields MVENQDEIIKETETNFEEDLDEDNYDEDDGEIYINEETELGQETVVVSHPPDERIVPPLNFCPVERYLYRSGQPSPVNFPFLLNLDLKNIIWLANEEPQESLLEFCDFHNISLQFAAINPDAGEDDNPWDGLTEHSIINALQTIVDRKSYPLLICCGMGRHRTGTVVGCLRRLMGWNLASVSEEYRRFTGSRGGRILVELLIEAFDTKLVKIDPETAPLWLLTALQ from the coding sequence ATGGTAGAAAATCAagatgaaataataaaagaaactGAGACAAATTTCGAAGAAGATTTAGATGAAGATAAttatgatgaagatgatggggaaatatatataaatgaagAGACAGAACTTGGTCAAGAAACAGTAGTAGTCTCACACCCTCCAGACGAGCGTATTGTTCCacctttaaatttttgtcCCGTCgaaagatatttatatagaTCAGGTCAACCTTCGCCAGTGAActttccatttttattaaatcttgatttaaaaaatatcatttggTTAGCAAATGAAGAACCACAGGAATCTCTACTAGAATTTTGTGACTTTCATAACATATCCCTTCAGTTTGCTGCAATTAATCCAGATGCTGGTGAAGATGATAATCCATGGGATGGCCTAACAGAacattcaattattaatgcaTTACAAACCATAGTTGATAGAAAGAGTTATCCATTACTTATATGCTGTGGTATGGGTAGACATAGAACTGGTACTGTGGTAGGTTGTTTGAGGAGGCTAATGGGATGGAACTTAGCAAGCGTTTCTGAGGAATATAGAAGGTTCACAGGCAGTAGAGGTGGAAGAATTCTTGTGGAATTGTTAATTGAAGCATTTGATACCAAACTTGTAAAGATTGATCCAGAGACTGCTCCATTGTGGTTACTGACAGCTTTACAATAG
- the OST2 gene encoding dolichyl-diphosphooligosaccharide-protein glycotransferase (similar to Saccharomyces cerevisiae OST2 (YOR103C); ancestral locus Anc_2.181): MAQKVKNSKTIPKSSNISSSTKSVSHTTNKTTHGIFQDFQDAFNATIQHYWKQHEQDKRLRLIDIMCIFMVVVAALQCIFMILIRDNFPFNAFLSGFIICVGQFVLLVSLRLQMVSDFEGISKNRAFGEFVIASLILHFISLHFIN, from the coding sequence ATGGCACAAAAAGTAAAGAATTCTAAAACCATCCCAAAGTCCTCTAATATTTCGTCTTCTACTAAGTCAGTTTCACATAcaacaaataaaacaaCTCATGGAATTTTCCAAGATTTCCAAGATGCTTTCAATGCTACTATACAACATTATTGGAAACAACATGAACAAGATAAAAGATTAAGATTGATTGATATCATGTGTATATTTAtggttgttgttgctgctTTACAATGCATATTTATGATTCTTATTAGGGATAATTTCCCATTTAATGCGTTTTTATCTGGGTTTATTATATGTGTTGGacaatttgttttattagTAAGTTTAAGATTACAAATGGTATCTGATTTTGAAGGAATTAGTAAGAATAGGGCATTTGGGGAATTTGTCATTgcttctttaattttacatTTTATTTCGTTAcatttcattaattga